A genomic segment from Cyanobacteriota bacterium encodes:
- the glgX gene encoding glycogen debranching protein GlgX, producing MTLSVLPGQSFPLGATVYPDGVNFCVLSRGATMIELLLFDDANAPYPSYVIPLTPPHNKTFHYWHAFLPGVKAGQVYAYRAHGDYDPKQGLWFDSGKVLLDPYGRAVAGWKNYSREAARQRGDNCPKALRSVVVDPSAYDWEDDEHPKTPYAKTVIYELHVGGFTRHPSSGVSPEKRGTYAGLVEKIPYLQELGVTAIELMPIHQFDEEDAPPGLCNYWGYSTIAFFAPHVGYSVSHDPLGVLDEFRDMVKAMHHAGIEVILDVVFNHTAEGNAEGPTLSFRGLSNRDYYMLEDDPSLYRNYSGCGNTFETNAIATHLILDCLRYWVADMHVDGFRFDLASALSRDSSGMPLKNPPLLWAIDSDPVLAGTKIIAEAWDAGGLYQVGSFAGERFAEWNGPYRDDIRRFVKGDPGMVGTLAARIMGSPDLYPQPDREPNHSINFVTCHDGFTLNDVVSYNEKHNEANGEENRDGANSNWSWNCGVEGDTDDPKIEALRLRQIKNFLTILFVSQGTPMILMGDEVRRSQRGNNNAYCQNNEISWFDWSLVDRHA from the coding sequence ATGACATTGTCCGTTCTTCCTGGTCAGAGTTTTCCCCTGGGTGCAACTGTCTATCCTGACGGCGTTAACTTCTGTGTCTTGTCAAGAGGGGCTACGATGATTGAGCTGCTGCTCTTTGACGATGCGAATGCTCCCTATCCCAGTTACGTCATTCCCCTAACCCCGCCTCACAATAAAACTTTTCATTATTGGCACGCTTTCCTGCCAGGAGTTAAGGCTGGCCAAGTGTATGCCTACCGTGCCCATGGAGACTATGACCCAAAACAGGGACTCTGGTTTGACAGTGGCAAAGTGCTGCTTGACCCCTACGGACGAGCCGTTGCTGGCTGGAAAAACTACAGCCGAGAAGCCGCTAGACAACGGGGAGACAACTGCCCCAAAGCCCTGAGAAGTGTGGTAGTTGATCCCAGTGCCTACGATTGGGAAGATGATGAGCATCCCAAAACTCCCTATGCCAAGACAGTCATTTATGAGCTGCACGTAGGCGGGTTTACTCGTCATCCTAGTTCCGGAGTATCACCTGAAAAGCGGGGCACCTATGCTGGACTGGTGGAGAAAATTCCCTACTTGCAAGAGTTAGGGGTGACTGCGATCGAACTCATGCCCATCCACCAGTTTGATGAAGAAGATGCTCCACCCGGTCTCTGCAACTACTGGGGTTACAGCACGATCGCCTTCTTTGCGCCCCACGTAGGCTATAGCGTCAGCCATGATCCCCTGGGTGTGTTAGATGAGTTTCGCGATATGGTGAAAGCCATGCACCATGCTGGCATTGAAGTTATCCTTGATGTGGTCTTTAACCATACAGCCGAAGGCAATGCCGAAGGCCCGACCCTATCGTTTCGAGGGTTAAGCAATCGAGATTACTACATGCTAGAAGATGATCCCAGCCTTTACCGTAACTATAGCGGCTGCGGTAATACCTTTGAAACGAATGCGATCGCTACACACTTGATTCTAGACTGCCTGCGCTACTGGGTTGCCGATATGCACGTGGATGGGTTTCGCTTTGACTTGGCCTCTGCCCTGTCACGAGACTCCTCTGGAATGCCTTTAAAGAATCCGCCACTGCTGTGGGCGATTGATTCAGACCCAGTACTAGCGGGCACTAAAATCATTGCTGAAGCCTGGGATGCAGGTGGACTTTATCAAGTGGGATCATTTGCTGGTGAGCGATTTGCCGAATGGAATGGCCCTTACCGGGACGATATTCGCCGCTTTGTCAAAGGTGATCCCGGTATGGTAGGTACTCTAGCAGCCCGGATCATGGGTAGTCCCGATTTATATCCTCAGCCTGATCGCGAACCCAACCATAGCATTAACTTTGTCACCTGCCATGATGGCTTTACCCTCAACGATGTAGTGTCCTATAACGAGAAGCACAATGAGGCCAACGGTGAAGAGAATCGAGATGGTGCCAATAGTAACTGGAGTTGGAACTGTGGGGTAGAAGGAGACACTGATGACCCTAAGATTGAAGCCCTGAGATTACGCCAGATTAAGAACTTTCTGACAATTTTGTTCGTGTCTCAAGGAACACCTATGATACTGATGGGTGATGAGGTACGACGATCGCAGCGTGGCAATAACAATGCCTATTGCCAAAACAACGAAATCAGTTGGTTTGACTGGAGCTTAGTTGATCGCCATGCT
- a CDS encoding CPBP family intramembrane metalloprotease: protein MTPRFSRISTYPVVVRLVIFVGLLVIVWAPLGLSLYDTLDSRWASILPLLLLYVEFLALAQWWGRAVYGEPHMLRRYGLVWAGSSSRYLLLGLVIGSMGLLSMFTVQSLVGWVTWQLKGDWPRLAVEGLLVASGIGFAEEVLFRGWLLDELERDYAPSASLYASSIIFALLHFIKPLDVVLKTLPQFLGLVLLGMALVWAKRAARGTLGLAIGLHAGLVGGYYLVNVGSLVAYSDGVPQWVTGIDRNPLAGAVGLVYLGVIALWMRQWAITAGQVVRGNE, encoded by the coding sequence ATGACCCCTCGGTTTTCTAGAATTTCCACCTACCCAGTGGTCGTCCGCCTAGTGATTTTTGTAGGCTTGTTAGTAATCGTTTGGGCACCACTGGGGTTGAGTTTGTATGACACACTTGACTCCCGCTGGGCAAGTATTCTTCCACTATTGTTGCTTTACGTTGAGTTCCTCGCCCTAGCTCAATGGTGGGGACGAGCGGTGTATGGTGAGCCTCATATGCTCCGACGGTATGGCCTAGTTTGGGCGGGCAGCAGTTCCAGATACTTGCTCCTGGGTTTAGTCATTGGATCTATGGGCCTTTTGAGCATGTTCACGGTTCAGAGCTTGGTTGGCTGGGTAACTTGGCAGCTCAAGGGTGATTGGCCACGGTTAGCCGTAGAGGGGTTGTTAGTCGCTAGCGGGATTGGTTTTGCTGAAGAGGTGTTGTTTAGGGGATGGCTCCTAGATGAGCTGGAGCGGGACTATGCCCCAAGTGCATCCTTGTATGCATCTAGCATCATTTTTGCCCTGCTACACTTCATTAAGCCGCTAGACGTAGTTCTTAAGACCCTTCCTCAGTTTCTAGGGCTAGTACTGTTGGGGATGGCATTGGTGTGGGCAAAGCGTGCTGCTAGGGGAACATTAGGGTTGGCGATCGGACTTCATGCTGGGTTAGTAGGTGGCTACTATCTAGTCAATGTAGGATCACTTGTTGCCTATAGTGATGGCGTTCCCCAATGGGTTACAGGTATCGATCGTAACCCGTTAGCAGGCGCAGTTGGACTAGTCTATCTAGGGGTAATTGCCCTGTGGATGCGACAATGGGCCATAACGGCTGGGCAAGTGGTAAGAGGAAATGAGTGA
- the clpS gene encoding ATP-dependent Clp protease adapter ClpS — MAVETIQKPSTVRKLAPRYRVLLHNDDFNSMEYVVQVLLQTVPSLTQPQAVNIMMEAHTNGIALVIVCALEHAEFYCETLKNHGLTSTIEPDE; from the coding sequence GTGGCTGTCGAAACGATTCAGAAGCCTTCTACGGTTAGAAAGTTAGCACCTCGCTATCGTGTGCTACTCCATAATGATGACTTTAACTCGATGGAGTATGTCGTCCAAGTTTTACTGCAAACTGTGCCTAGCCTGACCCAGCCCCAAGCAGTTAACATCATGATGGAGGCTCACACTAACGGTATTGCACTGGTCATTGTCTGTGCCCTAGAACATGCTGAGTTTTACTGCGAGACGTTGAAGAACCATGGGTTGACCAGCACGATCGAGCCAGATGAATGA